Sequence from the Clostridia bacterium genome:
CAAGCTATGATCTGATTTTTGAGCAATATTTTCAAAGAGGAGGACAAAGTTGGATAGTAAAAAATATTTAATCTGGCTTTATAGTGTGCCTGGGTTAGGACTTTATAGAACAAGGAAACTTTTAGAGTATTTTGGAGATGCTGAACAGGTATGGAAGGCTGATGCAGACCAACTGCTCAATGTAAATTCTATAGGTCCTAAGACAGTTGAACAGATACTAAAATATAGGGATAAAAGAAAGTTCAACCAATACATGATGGCATTGGAAAGATTAGGTGTAAATGTCCTAACAAAAGACAGTAAAAGTTATCCTGAAAATTTAAAGAACATCACTGATTCGCCGGAACTGTTGTATGTTAGAGGGGCATTTGGGGAAAATGATGATAAAGCTATTGCTATAGTCGGCTCGCGAAATGCGACTTATTATGGCATAAAGATGGCTAAAAGATTTTCCTATGAACTGGCAAAGATGGGTATAACAATAGTAAGTGGAATGGCAAGAGGGATAGATACTTTTGCTCATCAAGGAGCTTTAGATGCGGGAGGACGAACAATAGCTGTGTTAGGTTCAGGGATAGATGTTGTATACCCCCCTGAAAATGAAAAATTGTATAATAATATAATTAGAAATGGTGTAGTCATGTCTGAATTTGCTTTAGGCATGGTGCCAAAGTCCGGAAATTTTCCGGTGAGAAATAGACTTATAAGCGGTTTATCATTAGGAGTCCTTGTTATAGAAGCTAGCTCAAGGAGTGGGACCTTGATAACTGTAGATTATGCCCTTGAACAGGGAAGAGAAGTGTTTGCAATACCCGGCAATATAAATAGTGGATTGAGTGAAGGTACAAACAAGATGATACAGGAGGGAGCAAAGTTAGTTTATACAGTGGAAGATATACTTGAAGAAATACATATTAACTTTGTTTCAAAACAAGATAATGACAAAAAATTTGAGGAGCTATCTGGGAAAGAACAAAAAGCTATTTATAATTGTATAAAAAATCAGCCTATGCATATAAATGAGATAATAAAGATAACCGGCTTACCTGTAAAAATAGTGAGTTCTACCTTGATAAACATGGAGTTAAATGGTATCATAATTCAATTGCCGGGGAAATTTTTTAAGGCTAACTAAAAATGGAGGGGTAAAATTGGGAAAGAAACTTTTAATTGTAGAGTCACCTACAAAATCTAAAACAATAGGAAAGTTTTTAGGAAGAAACTATAAAGTAGTAGCTTCTATGGGACATGTGATAGATCTTCCTAAAAGTAGATTAGGGGTTAATATAGAAGATGGGTTCGTTCCCAAATATATAACGATTCGTGGAAAAGGAGATATAGTAAAAAAGCTAAAGACAGAGGCAAAAAAATCAGAAAAAATATATTTAGCAACAGACCCTGATAGAGAAGGGGAAGCTATATCTTGGCATATAGCTAATGTGCTTGATATTGATAAAAACGAGCCATGCAGGATTGAATTTAACGAAATAACTAAAAACGCCGTAAAAGATGCAATAAAGAATCCTCGCAAAATAGACCAAAACCTTGTTGATGCACAGCAAGCTAGACGTATTTTAGATAGAATAGTGGGGTATA
This genomic interval carries:
- the dprA gene encoding DNA-processing protein DprA, producing the protein MDSKKYLIWLYSVPGLGLYRTRKLLEYFGDAEQVWKADADQLLNVNSIGPKTVEQILKYRDKRKFNQYMMALERLGVNVLTKDSKSYPENLKNITDSPELLYVRGAFGENDDKAIAIVGSRNATYYGIKMAKRFSYELAKMGITIVSGMARGIDTFAHQGALDAGGRTIAVLGSGIDVVYPPENEKLYNNIIRNGVVMSEFALGMVPKSGNFPVRNRLISGLSLGVLVIEASSRSGTLITVDYALEQGREVFAIPGNINSGLSEGTNKMIQEGAKLVYTVEDILEEIHINFVSKQDNDKKFEELSGKEQKAIYNCIKNQPMHINEIIKITGLPVKIVSSTLINMELNGIIIQLPGKFFKAN